A region of the Cyanobacteriota bacterium genome:
AATGTAGATCTTTTGGTGGATGTGAAAACCCCCTATTAGAGCTTGTTCTATTTGATTGAGCTGAGTTCTTTGACAGATAATGCTGTTACTACCACCTAGTCCTGCGCCACTTATTGAGCTTCCAAATACACCATCTAAACTATTACTAAAGTCTTGTAGCTGATCATTAATTAATGTGCTGGCATGGTAAATTCCAGAATGTGAAGCGAGTGATTCTTCGGTATTGAACTTGTATGTTTCTTGCTCTTTGGGGCTGCATGCTAGCCATTGACCTTGCTCTTGTTTGAAGTTGGATTCTGCTCTATGAGAGAGGTTGAGGTGTGCTCCAAGTTTGCTGGCATCTAGCTGGTCTTTGAGTTCTTTGACTCTGGCTCCTTCTGCTAAACCATAAAGTGCCAATCCTCTTAATTTAGGATCTTCTATATCTTCAAGGATTTTAAAGATAACTGGTTCGTTATATTGATAAAGTAAATCACCGAGGAATTTGCAATTATATTTCTCGGCTATCTTATTGATTGATTTATATGCTGCGATGTTTTCATTGGCTGCTTGAAACTCCTTGAGGTTTTTGTCTGCCTTGATTGAACTTGTTACTGTCATGATTCCAAGATCTTTTGGGATTACTTGATAGATAATTTCAAGATTGGGTTCTAGTTTAATAAAACTAAAGTGATCTTTTTTGCCAAAAATTTGGGCGCTCTGATCACCTAACCCAGACTTGAAGCCTCTACTGTGTTCTATGTCTTGAAAGAGTTTGAGCAAGTCATGGATTTTGTCTTTGTTCTCTATTCTTGTTTCTATAGTTTTGAGACTAGCCTGCCATTCTGAGTTTGGGTCTAGTGAGACTAGTGCCATTGCCGTACTAATCATTAATGCGTGTGATGAACTAAGTCCGGCTGCTTCCGGAAGATCACTGTTGTACACAAGTGTGATTCCTTGTTTGTCTTTAACAAACTGAGTGTATAACTGGCAAGCATAAAAATACCACTTGGATTTTTCTACTTGAGCAATCTGACTTTGTTCTAGTTCGACGTTTTCAAATTGTGAATTTTGATTAATTAGAATTAGTTTATTAGCATCATTAGTTTGTGCAGCAATATAAATATCTCTATCATCCAAAACATACAATAAGTCGTTGTTGATATAGTCAGCGTGCTTGCTTAAGCTAATCCTGCCTGGGCAGCGGCTTATAGTACATGCTTTATTCGCTAGCAAAATTGGCTCTTGAAGGAGTTCTTTGATTCTTTGTTTCTTATATTCAAGAATTGATGTGTCAGAATATTGTTCTTGAATTTTGTTTGTAAAATCTGAATTAGCATCAGCTAATTGTTGAAGAAGATTGTTTTTAGTTGTGGAGCTTTCAGCCATTAGCTTTGAGCCAATTAAGACTGCATTGATTGGATTTTAATTGCTTCAATTAAATCATTTGGTTCTATAGAACCTTGCTCTAAAAGAATTCTTCCAATCGGATATTTTTCATCACTAGATTGTTTGGCTTGAATATCCAATGCTTTTTGGAGCTCTTCCTCTTTGAGCGCACCAAGTTGAATTAAAATTTCACCAAGTTTGTATCTTTTCTTTTCTTCTACCATGAAGACTTTATACCCATTTTTACTAGATTATTTCAAGAGGGATAGAATGCTGCAGACACCTAAAAGCTTTGAGCTTATGGCTGCTTGGTTTCCCATCTGACCAGGTTTGCAGGCCTTTACCGCCCGCAGCCTAATAATTCTAACATCTTCATTGAAGGCATTGTCTAAATCTCCAACTGCTGCGTTATACTCGCCATCGTTTATCTTAATAAGCTTCGGGAACGCCCTTGCGGGCTCTTGTAAGCCTTTCATTTAGGGATTTATCAAACGCCTTTCAGTGAAAGGAGATATTACACGAGTCTGGTATTATATCGATTTAAAAAGCCTAGCTGTCTTAAGTCTCAACAACTCTCTCTGTAATCTGACTTCAGCTATTATAAGATTGCTATCTGTCTTACTAGCTCTTGGGCTTAATAGTTTAAACTCCGTTTCAGCTTTTTGGACTTCGTTTTTGGCTTCAGCTTCATCAATCTGAGCTCCTTGTTCAGCAAAATTGGTCAAAATTGTTATTTTGTTGTTGCTTAATTCTATGATCCCACCAAGCACAGCAAAAACATCTTGTTTACCATCCGCTAGAGTGAAACGAACCGGAGTATTATCCAGCTTGGCTCTTAGCTCTGCGTGGTTATAAAGAATACCGATTTCACCTTGCTCTGTTTTGGCAATGAGGTTTTGTACCTTCTCTTGGAGTAGGACGCCTTCTGGGGTGATAAGTTCAAGCTCTAGTAAGTTGGCCATATAAGTGATTGTAGCATTATTTAAGGCAAGTGCTATTCTATATTCTGTGGTCAAAAAGCTAAGAAAAATAAAAAGGGCTTTCTTCGGAAGCCTGATAATAGGGAGTTTAATGTTTATGAATGCAAGTAATGCAGATACGAGCCCAAGGGTCAAAATTAAAGGGGTTAAATTCGTTAAATCCTTTGCTGGAATTGATGAGTATCAATTGGATAATGGGCTCAAAATCCTACTTAAGCCAAAGCTAGACCTACCCGCTTTGTCATGGCAAGTTTGGTACAAGGTTGGTAGCCGTAATGAACAGCTTAATAAAACTGGGATTGCTCACTACCTTGAGCACATAATGTTTAAGGGCACTAAGACTTTTGCCAAAGGTGAGATTGCTCAGGCGATTCAACTTAGAGGTGGGGTTTTCAACGCCTTTACTAGTGATGATTACACTGCTTATTTTGAAAATTTTGCTCCTGAAAATTTAGAGCTTGCTATCAAGATTGAATCAGATAGAATGCAAAACGCAAGAATTGATCATGATGATGTTGAGCTTGAACGTAGCGTTATTGTTTCTGAGCTTGAAGGTAATAAAAATGACCCACGAAGAAGTCTTTATGAGACTTTGAGAAACTCAGCGTTTAGTGTTCACACTTACCGTAACCCGGTTATTGGTTACAGAGGAGATTTGGATAATATTAATTCCAAAAATATGCGTGAGTTTTATGAAAACTATTATTACCCCGATAATGCTGTTGCAGTTTTGGTTGGTAATTTTGATATCGAAAATGCATTAAATTTGATAAGTAAGTATTTTGGAAAATACAAACCTAAAGACAATAAAAGAGATAAAACACCTCAGGAGCCTCAGCAAGAAGCTTTGAAACAAATGACTATTCGTTCTGATGGACATTTAAAAATGCTTGCAATGGCTTTTCATATTCCCAAGTTTGATCATGAAGATAGTGCGCCGCTTAGTTTGCTTTCTGATGTTATATTCTCTGGTTTAACAGGTAGAATTTATCCTAAGTTAGTTGATGCTGGTTTAGCTAGTTCTGTTAGTGGGGTTTCAGAACCTAGTCATGATGCTGGTTTGTTTAGAATAGTAGTTAATTTGAATCAAGATGCAGACATCGCAGCAGTTGAAAAGATAGTTGATACAGAGCTTGAGCTAATTAAGCGCGGAGCAACAGCAGCTGAGATTGATTTAGCTAAAGCTAAAGAAGAAGCTTCATATGTATATGAACGTGATGGTGTCTATGAAGAAGGTTTGCAAATAGGCTATTTTGAAGCTATTACTAATGATTGGACTAAATATGCAACCTGGGTTGATGAAATTAAAAAAGTAACCAATGAAGATATAGTTCGTGTTGCAAAAGAATATTTTATTCCGAGTAATAAAACAGTTGTTTATTTATTGCCAGAGAAAGCACATGAAGCACTTGTTGAGCTTGATGAAAAAGAAGTCACGAAGGCTCTTGATCCTCTTAAAACAGCCAACTATGGTGCTGCGTCTGTTGAACCAATAGACCAAAAGAAATTAAAACACTTACTTGAGATTACTAAGCCAAAATATTCTAAAAATACTGTTTCTAGTAAATTAGAGCTTGAGTTTAAAAATATTGAAGGCGATATTGATTTGCATTTCCGTGAGGATCATAGCTTGCCTTTGATTTATCTCAATGCTAATTTCTTTGCTGGATCTTTTGCTGATGAGGATAAGATTGGTTTGGCTTTCTTTACCTCTGAATTACTTGAACGTGGTAGTTTACTGAAAGATAAATATGAAATTGCTCGTCAATTGGATCTTTATGGAGCGAGTATTGGTTTTGAAGCAGGACGCGAGAACTCCAAGCTTGAAGTTGCTACTTTGTCGCGTTATTCTACTGAGGTTTTTGCCTTATTGAAAGAGATTTTGGAGCAGCCTGCTTTCTCTGAAGAAGAACTTGAAAGACTTAAAACAGAAACTATCTCTAAATTGAAAGATGAGAATGAATTCCCTAGAACGATTGCATCAAGAGAACTCAATCGAATGATTTATCCTAAGGGTCACCCTTATTATGCGTCTAGTGTTGAAGAGAGAATTAAAGCTGTTGAGTCAATAATTATTGAGGATATCAAAGTCTTTTATAAGAAACATTATAACGCCAAGAACCTTATGGTATCTGTCGTTGGTGATTTGACTGAAGCTGAAGCCAAAACGATTGTTTATGATAGTTTCAAAGATTGGAATAAAGATGGACTTGATTTAAATGGAAACAATAGACCTGAGATTGCCTTGGTTGATTTAACTGAAGCTGAAGAAAAAGTCATCTCAATGCCAGACAAAAAACAAACAGAAATAAATATGGGACATTCTTGTCCTATAGATAGATTACATCCGGATTTTTATCCGCTCTTGATTGCTAATTATGCTTTGGGTGGAAGTTCACTCTCGTCTCGTTTGGGGACAGCGATTCGTGATGATAATGGTATGGTATACAATATTAGAACTTCTTTTGCTGCTAGTCTTGGAGCTGGTGCCTTTAAAGTTGTACTCGGTTGTAATCCAGCCAATACCCGCAAAGCAATTGATTTAACCAAAGAAGTGATTGCGGACTTTATTAAAACAGGTGTTAACCAAACAGAGCTTGAAGTTACTAAATCGTATTTGATTGGTTCTTTTGCTGTTAGAACACTTTCTAGTAATGAAGCAATTGTTGAAACTATGTCACAACTACAGCTTTTTAAGTTGGGTGATGACTATATTGATACTTACGCAGAGCGTGTGAATGCTATTACGCTTGAGCAGGTTAATACTGCGGTGAAGAAATATATTCATCCAGGCAGCTTCAAAGTTACCATCGTTGGCCCTTAACTGGCTCTAAAACCTCCATCTGCTACGTTGAGTTTTGCATTTGAAGCCTCTAAAATCAGTTACCTAACAATAATTTTTTGTTAGTTACAAAGCGGACACCAATCCCATCCCAGCTATACTCCAAACCTGTGGTATTACCAGCATCAACCCAGAAATATACCTTAAACTCATTGTCTAGTTCTGAACGCTCAATTATAAGCTCGAAACTTGGATCATAGGGCTCAAAACGAAAGCTATTATGCTCGCTTGCAAGAAATTGCTTGAGCTGAGTTTGCATGGTCTCAAGTTCATTGTGCGGGCTGATAGCAAAAGCAAACTTGCCGATTTCTGCTGTGGTGCCAAGAGCGGTTGTTGC
Encoded here:
- a CDS encoding pitrilysin family protein; the encoded protein is MNASNADTSPRVKIKGVKFVKSFAGIDEYQLDNGLKILLKPKLDLPALSWQVWYKVGSRNEQLNKTGIAHYLEHIMFKGTKTFAKGEIAQAIQLRGGVFNAFTSDDYTAYFENFAPENLELAIKIESDRMQNARIDHDDVELERSVIVSELEGNKNDPRRSLYETLRNSAFSVHTYRNPVIGYRGDLDNINSKNMREFYENYYYPDNAVAVLVGNFDIENALNLISKYFGKYKPKDNKRDKTPQEPQQEALKQMTIRSDGHLKMLAMAFHIPKFDHEDSAPLSLLSDVIFSGLTGRIYPKLVDAGLASSVSGVSEPSHDAGLFRIVVNLNQDADIAAVEKIVDTELELIKRGATAAEIDLAKAKEEASYVYERDGVYEEGLQIGYFEAITNDWTKYATWVDEIKKVTNEDIVRVAKEYFIPSNKTVVYLLPEKAHEALVELDEKEVTKALDPLKTANYGAASVEPIDQKKLKHLLEITKPKYSKNTVSSKLELEFKNIEGDIDLHFREDHSLPLIYLNANFFAGSFADEDKIGLAFFTSELLERGSLLKDKYEIARQLDLYGASIGFEAGRENSKLEVATLSRYSTEVFALLKEILEQPAFSEEELERLKTETISKLKDENEFPRTIASRELNRMIYPKGHPYYASSVEERIKAVESIIIEDIKVFYKKHYNAKNLMVSVVGDLTEAEAKTIVYDSFKDWNKDGLDLNGNNRPEIALVDLTEAEEKVISMPDKKQTEINMGHSCPIDRLHPDFYPLLIANYALGGSSLSSRLGTAIRDDNGMVYNIRTSFAASLGAGAFKVVLGCNPANTRKAIDLTKEVIADFIKTGVNQTELEVTKSYLIGSFAVRTLSSNEAIVETMSQLQLFKLGDDYIDTYAERVNAITLEQVNTAVKKYIHPGSFKVTIVGP
- the atpC gene encoding ATP synthase F1 subunit epsilon codes for the protein MANLLELELITPEGVLLQEKVQNLIAKTEQGEIGILYNHAELRAKLDNTPVRFTLADGKQDVFAVLGGIIELSNNKITILTNFAEQGAQIDEAEAKNEVQKAETEFKLLSPRASKTDSNLIIAEVRLQRELLRLKTARLFKSI